In Cryptococcus gattii WM276 chromosome N, complete sequence, a single window of DNA contains:
- a CDS encoding Hypothetical protein (Similar to SGTC gene model, INSD accession EAL17317.1; CNBN1440), translated as MRGEHCVAGATILSVISVILLIFAHIGQVSSGALVKSIYMAEVNVAAYGNGFQGGTNTSASGMYDTSTTDLMGTFKGLRQYYRFGMYNACGYQKDGGGICNSSAFAYPMEPLAGMIGDVPAKFRKQTVDIIPTSTFKDNSYNHGMTRAGTGLIFVGSCGAALALIFGVIKLRLTFFIASICASIGAFLLMLGAALWTAVIAKDAWVQNVKVQHGYKLGIYVTAGPSLYLVWVAFAFTSLSCLPYVIACCTYRK; from the exons ATGCGAGGCGAACATTGTGTAGCAGGCGCGACCATCCTTTCGGTCATCTCTgtcatcctcctcatcttcgcCCACATTGGTCAAGTCAGCTCTGGTGCTCTGGTCAAGTCCATATACATGGCTGAGGTCAACGTCGCTGC CTATGGAAACGGTTTCCAAGGCGGCACGAACACCAGTGCAAGCGGCATGTACGATACTAGTACGACAGACCTGATGGGGACTTTCAAGGGTCTCAGGCAGTACTACCGCTTCGGCATGTACA ATGCTTGTGGCTACCAGAAGGATGGTGGGGGAATTTGCAATTCTTCCGCTTTTGCTTACCCGATGGAGCCCCTTGCTGGTATGATCGGTGATGTTCCCGCCAAATTCAGGAAGCAGACTGTGGACATCATTCCTACCTCAACCTTCAAAGACAACTCTTACAATCATGGGATGACCAGGGCAGGAACTGGCTTGATCTTT GTCGGCTCTTGTGGCGCTGCACTCGCTCTCATCTTTGGTGTTATCAAGCTTAGACTCACCTTTTTCATCGCCTCCATTTGTGCTAGTATCGGTGCCTTTTTGCTTATGCT CGGTGCTGCCCTTTGGACAGCAGTCATTGCCAAGGATGCATGGGTGCAGAACGTCAAGGTTCAACATGGCTACAAGCTAGGTATCTATGTCACTGCCGGTCCATCCCTCT ATCTTGTATGGGTAGCATTTGCTTTCACTTCTCTTTCATGCTTGCCGTACGTTATCGCCTGCTGCACCTACCGCAAGTGA
- a CDS encoding u6 snRNA-associated sm-like protein lsm6, putative (Similar to TIGR gene model, INSD accession AAW47104.1), whose translation MSSPEPQDESQPISGSPSEFLRNIVGKRVKVRIGSGVDYTGVLTCLDGYMNVALEQAEEWAGEVKTAVYGDCFLRGNNVLYISALEDL comes from the exons ATGAGCTCGCCAGAACCCCAGGATGAATCTCAACCCATTTCCGGATCCCCTTCGGAATTCCTTCGAAACATTGTTGGCAAGCGTGTTAAGGTTAGAATAGGAAGCGGAGTGGACTATACCG GTGTTTTAACATGTTTGGACGGATACATGAATGTCGCTCTTGAGCAAGCAGAGGAGTGGGCAGGAGAGGTGAAGACTGCTGTTTATGGTGATTGTTTCTTGCGAGGTAACAACG TCCTCTACATCTCAGCATTGGAAGACTTATAG
- a CDS encoding Hypothetical protein (Similar to SGTC gene model, INSD accession EAL17318.1; CNBN1450), translated as MKAPAEKQSKTKIYAPYDATSPKSLQPPPLPHKPKSNSSRPSQPSTPTETTPDVSGQSTYKVARAISSCTRCRSRKQKCDGKLPACSACERAKVECIGFDAISKTNISRNYLHQLEQEITSLRAQVAALTSDDPIGRTKKGIAANASQALSAYRSDFPIDPSLHDNRSPRSPHDSPNIAGPSSYSSQHQRRLSDFPYPSVPSNSDSSRSSFAHASSSRSHPLGQAASLHATSLTRMVHDAALRTGHAANGGSSLNPSGSNASGSDRGSVLGGVDSPIIGNDREEAHTSPETVLTPHSGHKRHPSASPLATSATLSVSSGGKPKRKITIPPLPPQPAVERLVAAYVDFVGVTGPIIHIPTLGRQLVKIREGTDVEEGDIFVVMMVLALSTMASSRFVDPPDDLRACSEAFHAEAMKHLDAVFEEQSYVGLQAILLLVWYSLLNPDKGSIWFLVGLATRACVDLGYHNEHNVQVDQLDALELDMRRRLFWCTYKMDRLLSQSLGRPPSIPDGFINVPLPSNLHDIDIHAGHYGPPTGEPCSYKAVFLHTTKLRQLQSEILFNTYGVHGSTGRIPSDEWFDDCYARLKHWLKTSPEPRGTVSTEGFELSFHNSCLLLFRPSPGCPRPGRKALSTVLTSSGYIIRIYRRMQLNNRISWLWMTSHFSFMAGLSFLYAYFNLYSMGGGHDVPSIDDAMMDIESCLGVLEFLAPRVPSAAACHDTLRTVSQAIFKQLSDLDPPTTTISSSPNRRSLLRGAPISSSREDPLPNVFPAPLPPVALPYELSLLDNLFRNPMASHNKASDYTSNKLCGKRKAETEGYHHSAPSSMPSKTFHPAGEYPPPHSYGSGHVPGPISDPSTIMGTFGLAAHLNLPPGSNLPVFPPSNGPNLSTLANTAAAAAAAGSFAPNGGGSNETMLNVDNEQNGFDIFSFLMDDEGGLGTNGFSLDVPADFSLWG; from the exons ATGAAGGCTCCAGCCGAAAAGCAGTCCAAGACGAAAATTTACGCCCCTTACGACGCCACCTCACCAAAATCTTTGCAACCCCCACCACTCCCCCACAAACCAAAATCAAACAGCTCGAGGCCATCACAGCCGTCTACGCCCACGGAAACAACCCCCGACGTTTCCGGGCAATCCACGTACAAGGTCGCGAGAGCAATTTCCAGTTGCACTCGATGTAGATCACGAAAGCAAAAGTGTGATGGCAAGCTTCCAGCTTGTAGTGCATGCGAGAGAGCCAAAGTGGAATGTATTGGTTTTGACGCGATAAGCAAAACAAATATCTCAAGAAA CTATCTGCATCAGCTTGAACAAGAGATCACGTCCTTACGTGCCCAAGTCGCTGCCCTCACCTCAGACGACCCCATTGGTCGCACGAAAAAAGGAATCGCCGCCAATGCTTCTCAGGCGCTTTCTGCTTATCGCTCTGATTTCCCTATTGATCCATCCCTCCATGATAATCGATCCCCACGATCTCCACATGACTCTCCCAACATTGCTGGGCCCTCCTCCTATTCTTCTCAACATCAACGACGACTTTCGGACTTCCCATATCCATCCGTCCCCTCAAATTCCGACTCATCGCGGTCATCTTTTGCTCATGCGTCTAGTTCAAGATCGCATCCTTTAGGTCAAGCTGCGAGCCTTCATGCGACATCTCTTACTAGAATGGTACATGACGCTGCCCTCAGAACGGGCCATGCAGCCAACGGAGGCTCTTCTTTAAACCCATCTGGTTCTAACGCCTCTGGTAGTGACCGTGGGTCTGTCCTTGGCGGAGTTGATTCGCCTATAATAGGGAATGATCGTGAAGAAGCCCATACCTCACCTGAAACGGTGTTGACGCCTCATTCTGGCCACAAGCGTCATCCGAGTGCATCACCTCTTGCTACTTCTGCTACACTTTCCGTGTCGAGCGGTGGCAAGCCCAAACGTAAAATCACTATTCCGCCTTTGCCGCCTCAACCTGCTGTCGAAAGGCTTGTTGCAGCCTATGTCGACTTTGTCGGTGTTACGGGGCCCATCATCCATATTCCGACACTAGGCAGGCAATTGGTGAAAATTCGTGAGGGAACGGATGTGGAGGAAGGCGATATCTTTGTGGTAATGATGGTGCTTG CATTGAGTACTATGGCGTCGTCGAGGTTTGTTGACCCTCCAGACGACCTGCGAGCGTGCTCTGAGGCTTTCCATGCCGAAGCTATGAAACACCTTGACGCCGTCTTCGAGGAACAGAGTTATG TCGGTCTCCAAGCTATTCTCCTTTTGGTGTGGTATTCCCTTCTCAACCCTGACAAAGGCTCTATTTGGTTCCTTGTCGGCCTTGCCACCCGAGCATGTGTCGATCTCGGATACCACAACGAGCATAATGTTCAGGTTGATCAGCTCGACGCACTTGAACTGGATATGCGACGAAGGCTGTTTTGGTGTACATACAAGATGGACCGACTGTTATCACAATCTTTGGGTAGACCGCCCAGTATCCCCGATGGTTTCATTAATGTCCCT CTTCCATCCAATCTTCACGACATTGACATCCACGCTGGACATTATGGCCCCCCCACTGGCGAACCATGCTCCTACAAAGCTGTCTTCCTCCATACCACCAAGCTTCGTCAGCTCCAGTCCGAAATCCTTTTCAACACTTATGGTGTACATGGGTCAACTGGGAGAATACCGTCGGATGAATGGTTTGATGATTGTTATGCCAGGCTTAAGCACTGGCTCAAGACTTCTCCGGAGCCAAGAGGAACCGTTTCGACAGAGGGATTTGAGCTCTCATTCCACA ACTCCTGCTTGTTATTATTCCGTCCTTCGCCTGGATGCCCTCGACCAGGAAGGAAGGCCCTCTCGACTGTGCTCACGAGCTCGGGATATATCATCCGAATCTACAGAAGGATGCAGCTGAACAACCGAATCAGCTGGCTCTGGATGACC AGTCACTTTTCATTCATGGCAGGGTTGTCGTTCCTGTACGCTTATTTCAATCTGTACAGTATGGGTGGGGGGCACGATGTGCCTTCGATTGATGACGCGATGATGGATATTGAATCGTGCCTCGGCGTACTCGAGTTCCTTGCTC CTCGAGTGCCTTCAGCAGCTGCATGTCACGACACTTTGCGTACTGTGTCCCAGGCGATCTTCAAACAGCTTTCCGATCTCGACCCCCCTACTACTACAATCTCGTCATCCCCCAACCGACGTTCTTTGCTTCGTGGTGCGCCCATCTCCTCGTCTCGTGAAGACCCCCTTCCAAACGTTTTCCCTGCGCCTTTGCCCCCGGTAGCTCTACCATACGAGCTTTCGTTACTCGACAATTTGTTCCGAAACCCCATGGCTTCGCACAACAAGGCATCGGACTACACCAGTAACAAGTTGTGCGGTAAGCGCAAGGCCGAGACCGAGGGGTATCACCATTCTGCACCCTCAAGTATGCCCTCAAAGACATTCCACCCAGCTGGCGAGTATCCTCCACCACACTCGTACGGTTCTGGTCATGTGCCAGGACCTATTTCAGATCCTAGTACTATTATGGGTACGTTTGGTTTAGCTGCTCACCTGAATTTGCCTCCTGGAAGCAACTTGCCCGTATTCCCGCCTTCTAACGGTCCTAATTTGTCGACGCTGGCGAACAcagctgctgctgccgctgctgccGGTTCATTCGCGCCAAATGGTGGAGGATCGAATGAGACCATGTTGAATGTGGACAATGAGCAGAATGGATTTGATATCTTTAGCTTTTTGATGGACGACGAGGGAGGATTGGGAACGAATGGGTTTTCACTAGATGTGCCTGCGGATTTCTCGTTGTGGGGCTAG
- a CDS encoding Hypothetical protein (Similar to TIGR gene model, INSD accession AAW47106.1; CNN01510) yields MGEPPDGSNSPNVPPLVAMSAGAQLPLHGSPSSSSETLLTSSSRSSSSSGPNLTTPELQPYDHQLPPVFHSHSPNTSPSGSTTSTTHSKGESTPRAEISAPVWPLSTAPSITEVCDEPSAMASIGPSIGEQPSAVSRSPSLKRGNSWRKKHASLDTPPTAPHHDPSFPSFTSLSQIPPLSQALRPDIGSSVARSSATQAPSTAVANPEVKRFSRESHASTSCQDKWTRAHSPSTGCQISAPISPPVGYPLSCYSGERRNSSSSGLAPSASSAASTASSSSGKSSSRNLSTPPQAPRWAQPPAITNSYSGRALSFGSGQSRPDINIDDFDPELFEGAEDEWIEMIKGPQGRIAIKSTPSAYDIMVWLPGFSIDNITIATRGHRTVHIVADQWDEGDHAQWDIKLGEDANLKSVNAKFTGKELRVTVARQLPEWQIARNSRLSKAAINRSNPCSGASITATNINPLERASAARNRV; encoded by the exons ATGGGCGAGCCCCCGGACGGATCCAACAGTCCTAATGTTCCCCCGTTGGTAGCCATGTCTGCTGGTGCCCAGCTACCTCTGCACGGTTCACCCAGCTCTTCAAGCGAAACACTTTTAACATCCTCATCACGGtcttcgtcctcttcaGGTCCGAACCTTACGACGCCAGAACTCCAGCCATACGACCACCAACTTCCACCCGTCTTCCATTCCCACAGCCCGAATACTTCTCCTTCTGGGTCTACCACAAGTACTACTCATTCGAAAGGAGAAAGCACTCCTCGAGCAGAGATTAGTGCTCCCGTGTGGCCTTTGTCAACAGCGCCCAGCATTACCGAGGTCTGTGATGAACCGTCGGCAATGGCTAGTATCGGGCCCAGCATTGGCGAGCAGCCATCAGCCGTATCTCGCTCTCCATCACTCAAACGAGGGAATAGTTGGAGGAAAAAGCACGCCAG TCTCGATACTCCTCCAACTGCACCCCATCATGACCCCTCTTTCCCGAGCTTTACTTCTCTGAGCCAAATTCCGCCCCTGTCTCAAGCACTTCGACCTGATATTGGTTCGTCAGTGGCCAGGTCATCAGCAACTCAGGCCCCATCCACGGCCGTCGCAAATCCCGAAGTTAAGCGCTTTTCGAGAGAGTCTCATGCCTCCACATCCTGCCAGGACAAATGGACTCGGGCTCATTCTCCCTCTACTGGGTGCCAGATATCTGCGCCTATCTCGCCTCCCGTGGGCTACCCGCTTTCATGCTATTCTGGCGAAAGGCGAAACTCCTCGTCTTCTGGTCTTGCTCCCTCTGCCTCGTCTGCTGCAAGCACCgcctcgtcatcttccGGCAAAAGCTCTAGTCGAAATCTTTCTACACCTCCCCAGGCACCTAGATGGGCGCAGCCACCGGCTATTACCAACTCGTACTCTGGTAGAGCACTTTCCTTCGGCTCTGGTCAAAGTCGCCCAGATATCAACATAGATGATTTTGATCCAGAGCTATTTGAGGGTGCCGAGGATGAGTGGATTGAGATGATCAAGGGCCCGCAAGGGAGGATTGCCATTAAAAGTACGCCAAGTGCGTATGATATAATGGTTTGGCTCCCAGGCTTTTC GATCGACAACATCACCATTGCAACTCGCGGGCACCGAACGGTTCATATTGTGGCAGATCAGTGGGACGAAGGCG ATCATGCTCAATGGGACATCAAACTCGGTGAAGATGCCAATTTGAAATCTGTCAACGCCAAATTCACGGGCAAGGAGTTACGTGTGACGG TCGCCAGACAACTTCCTGAGTGGCAGATAGCCCGTAATTCGCGACTTTCAAAAGCCGCAATCAATCGTTCAAATCCTTGTAGCGGCGCAAGTATCACTGCCACCAATATCAATCCTCTTGAACGCGCTTCTGCAGCACGCAATCGAGTATAG